Proteins from a single region of Streptosporangiales bacterium:
- the iolD gene encoding 3D-(3,5/4)-trihydroxycyclohexane-1,2-dione acylhydrolase (decyclizing), with translation MTDTVRLTVAQATIRFLANQWTERDGVEHRLVAGCFGIFGHGNVAGLGQALLEHADAMTYYLARNEQAMVHTAVGYARASNRLSTLACTSSIGPGATNMVTGAALATINRLPVLLLPGDIFATRVANPVLQELEDSRSYDVSVNDCLRPVSRYWDRVNRPEQLPSALLAAARVLTDPVDTGAVTLALPQDVQAEAFDWPVELFERRVWHVPRPVPEPAALDRAVALLRAAERPLLVAGGGVKYSEASDALRAFADATGVPVAETQAGKGALPWDHPCAVGAVGATGTRAANTLAGAADVVVGVGTRYGDFTTASRSVFADPGVRFVNLNVASFDAVKLAGMTLVADAHAGLVALTEALAGWRVADDYVSQVRGLADAWRLLVDEAYAQDGTPLPQAAVLGALDDVMADTDVVVNAAGSMPGDLHKLWRARDPLQYHVEYGYSCMGYEIPAGLGIRLARPDREVFVLIGDGSYLMLAQELVTAVSEGVKLVVVLVDNAGFASIGALSESVGAERLGTAYRMRDPETGLLDGGPLPVDLAANAASLGADVLRPTTAEELRDALRTARAASRTTVVYVRTDPRGSAPDSAAWWDVPVAEVSTRESTRRARAAYETDKTSQRTHLLRQDR, from the coding sequence ATGACTGACACCGTCCGCCTGACCGTGGCGCAGGCGACGATCAGGTTCCTGGCGAACCAGTGGACCGAGCGCGACGGCGTCGAGCACCGCCTCGTCGCCGGCTGCTTCGGCATCTTCGGCCACGGCAACGTCGCCGGGCTCGGGCAGGCACTGCTCGAACATGCGGACGCCATGACGTACTACCTGGCCAGGAACGAGCAGGCCATGGTGCACACCGCGGTCGGCTACGCGCGGGCGTCGAACCGCCTGTCGACGCTGGCGTGCACGTCGTCGATCGGTCCCGGCGCGACCAACATGGTCACCGGCGCGGCACTGGCGACCATCAACCGGCTCCCCGTGCTCCTGCTGCCCGGCGACATCTTCGCCACCCGGGTCGCCAACCCGGTGCTGCAGGAGCTCGAGGACTCGCGGTCGTACGACGTGTCGGTCAACGACTGCCTGCGGCCTGTGTCGCGCTACTGGGACCGCGTCAACCGTCCCGAGCAGCTGCCGTCCGCGCTGCTCGCGGCCGCACGGGTGCTCACCGACCCCGTCGACACCGGCGCGGTGACGCTCGCACTGCCGCAGGACGTCCAGGCCGAGGCGTTCGACTGGCCGGTCGAGCTGTTCGAGCGCCGGGTGTGGCACGTGCCGAGGCCGGTGCCGGAGCCCGCCGCTCTCGACCGCGCCGTCGCACTGCTGCGCGCGGCGGAGCGTCCGCTGCTCGTCGCCGGCGGCGGCGTGAAGTACAGCGAGGCGAGCGACGCCCTCCGCGCCTTCGCCGACGCCACGGGCGTACCCGTCGCCGAGACCCAGGCGGGCAAGGGCGCGCTGCCGTGGGACCACCCGTGCGCCGTCGGTGCCGTGGGCGCGACGGGCACCCGCGCGGCCAACACACTCGCCGGGGCCGCCGACGTGGTCGTCGGCGTCGGCACCAGGTACGGCGACTTCACCACGGCGTCGCGGTCGGTCTTCGCCGATCCCGGCGTGCGCTTCGTCAACCTCAACGTCGCGTCGTTCGACGCGGTGAAGCTCGCCGGCATGACCCTCGTCGCCGACGCGCACGCAGGTCTCGTCGCGCTCACCGAGGCGCTCGCCGGCTGGCGGGTCGCCGACGACTACGTGTCGCAGGTCCGTGGGCTCGCCGATGCCTGGCGGCTGCTGGTCGACGAGGCGTACGCGCAGGACGGCACGCCGCTGCCGCAGGCCGCGGTGCTCGGCGCGCTCGACGACGTGATGGCCGACACCGACGTCGTCGTCAACGCCGCGGGCAGCATGCCCGGTGACCTGCACAAGCTGTGGCGCGCCCGGGATCCGCTGCAGTACCACGTCGAGTACGGCTACTCCTGCATGGGCTACGAGATCCCGGCCGGCCTGGGCATCAGGCTCGCCAGGCCCGACCGCGAGGTCTTCGTTCTCATCGGCGACGGCTCGTACCTCATGCTCGCGCAGGAGCTCGTCACGGCGGTCTCCGAGGGCGTGAAGCTCGTGGTGGTGCTCGTCGACAACGCGGGCTTCGCGTCGATCGGGGCGCTGTCGGAGAGCGTAGGCGCCGAGCGGCTCGGCACGGCCTACCGCATGCGCGATCCCGAGACCGGCCTGCTCGACGGCGGTCCGCTGCCCGTCGACCTCGCCGCCAACGCCGCCAGCCTCGGTGCCGACGTCCTGCGTCCCACCACCGCCGAGGAGCTGCGCGACGCGCTGCGCACGGCACGGGCGGCGTCGCGCACCACCGTCGTGTACGTCCGCACCGATCCGCGTGGCAGTGCGCCCGACTCCGCGGCATGGTGGGACGTACCGGTGGCAGAGGTCTCGACGCGTGAGTCCACGCGCAGGGCTCGCGCCGCCTACGAGACCGACAAGACATCCCAACGAACACATCTGCTAAGGCAGGACCGATGA
- the iolB gene encoding 5-deoxy-glucuronate isomerase — protein sequence MTHHRAGSLATGPWGLELTPDVAGWGYSSLRVLVLDAGATSTFATGDDEMALLPLTGGCTVECDGEAFTLTGRPSVFAGVSDFVYVPRDAGVTVRATAGPVRLALPAARCSRRLEPRYTPAAGVPVELRGAGSCSRQVNNFCAAGVFEADRLIAVEVLTPGGNWSSYPPHKHDEEHPGVESELEEIYYFEVDAPEGAEGMAYQRVYGTEDRPADVLAEVRTGDVVCMPHGWHGPSMAVPGYDLYYLNVMAGPSPDRAWLIRDDPAHAWIREIWRDQPVDPRLPLTSAEGAAHD from the coding sequence GTGACGCACCACCGGGCGGGGTCGCTCGCGACCGGCCCCTGGGGGCTGGAGCTGACGCCCGACGTCGCAGGCTGGGGCTACAGCAGCCTGCGGGTGCTCGTCCTCGACGCCGGGGCGACCTCGACGTTCGCGACCGGTGACGACGAGATGGCGTTGCTGCCGCTGACCGGCGGCTGCACGGTGGAGTGTGACGGCGAGGCGTTCACGCTGACCGGACGCCCGTCGGTCTTCGCCGGCGTGAGCGACTTCGTGTACGTCCCGCGCGACGCCGGGGTGACCGTGCGTGCGACGGCGGGTCCCGTACGCCTCGCGCTCCCCGCCGCGCGTTGCTCGCGTCGGCTCGAGCCGCGGTACACGCCGGCCGCCGGCGTGCCCGTCGAGCTGCGCGGCGCGGGCAGCTGCAGCCGGCAGGTCAACAACTTCTGCGCCGCCGGCGTGTTCGAGGCCGACCGGCTGATCGCCGTCGAGGTCCTGACGCCCGGCGGCAACTGGTCGTCGTACCCGCCGCACAAGCACGACGAGGAACATCCGGGGGTCGAGTCCGAGCTCGAGGAGATCTACTACTTCGAGGTTGACGCTCCCGAGGGCGCTGAAGGCATGGCGTACCAACGGGTCTACGGCACCGAGGACCGTCCTGCCGACGTGCTGGCCGAGGTGCGCACCGGCGACGTCGTGTGCATGCCGCACGGCTGGCACGGCCCGTCGATGGCCGTCCCCGGGTACGACCTCTACTACCTCAACGTGATGGCCGGGCCGTCGCCCGACCGCGCCTGGCTCATCCGCGACGACCCCGCGCACGCGTGGATCCGCGAGATCTGGCGCGACCAGCCGGTCGACCCGCGGCTCCCGCTCACCTCGGCGGAGGGAGCGGCGCATGACTGA
- a CDS encoding aldolase encodes MTVDVRALVERRVREPDAVAKAAAGRRRRALVGESGRLMIVAVDHAARGALGVGDRPMAMADRADLLDRVLVALSRPGVDGVLAAPDVVDDLLLLGALDDKVVIGSMNRGGLAGSVFEIDDRFTGFDVEGIDRHGFDGGKMLVRIDPSDHATARLLESCARAVGDLAGRRLMAMLEPFWMHRPGGRPATDLSPDAMVRAVSVASALGTTSAYTWLKVPVVDDMERVLAASTLPALLLGGDVTGDPDEAYARWAAALALPTVRGLVVGRSLLYPSDDDVAGAVDTAVGLL; translated from the coding sequence ATGACGGTCGACGTCCGCGCCCTGGTGGAGCGGCGGGTACGGGAGCCGGACGCCGTCGCGAAGGCGGCCGCGGGCCGACGCCGGCGTGCGCTGGTGGGGGAGTCCGGCCGGCTGATGATCGTCGCGGTCGACCACGCGGCGCGCGGGGCGCTGGGCGTCGGTGACCGGCCGATGGCGATGGCCGACCGCGCCGACCTGCTCGACCGGGTGCTCGTCGCGCTGTCGCGTCCCGGCGTCGACGGCGTGCTCGCCGCCCCCGACGTCGTCGACGACCTGCTGCTGCTCGGCGCGCTCGACGACAAGGTCGTGATCGGCTCGATGAACCGCGGCGGGCTCGCCGGGTCGGTGTTCGAGATCGACGACAGGTTCACCGGCTTCGACGTCGAGGGGATCGACCGCCACGGCTTCGACGGCGGCAAGATGCTCGTCCGCATCGACCCGTCCGACCACGCGACGGCGCGCCTGCTCGAGTCGTGCGCGCGTGCGGTCGGCGACCTCGCGGGACGCCGGCTGATGGCGATGCTCGAGCCGTTCTGGATGCACCGCCCGGGCGGCCGGCCGGCGACGGACCTGTCGCCCGACGCGATGGTGAGGGCCGTCAGCGTCGCGTCGGCGCTCGGCACGACGTCGGCGTACACGTGGTTGAAGGTGCCCGTGGTCGACGACATGGAGCGGGTGCTGGCCGCCTCGACGCTGCCGGCGCTCCTCCTCGGCGGCGACGTCACCGGCGACCCCGACGAGGCGTACGCACGGTGGGCGGCGGCGCTCGCCCTCCCGACGGTGCGCGGCCTGGTCGTGGGACGCTCGCTGCTGTACCCGTCCGACGACGACGTGGCCGGCGCGGTCGACACCGCCGTCGGTCTGCTGTGA